TTCTGGGTGGCGTTTCTCATGGCTACCATCCGGGCTGACTGTTCGGACGCTATTGACTCAAGTATCAAATGGTAAACCTTCATCTCGATGTAACGAGGTAACAAAGCGCCTAGGACTCCTGCAGCATCAGGTTCAAAGATATATTCCACATTCTGCTGGGGTGGAATCTGGGCGGGTTCAACCGGTAGTAGTTTGACGATTTCCGGTTTTTGCACCAAAGTCGAGACGAACTGGCTGTAAGCGACATAGACTTCATCGACAGCACCGGATTTAAAATCATCCATGATAATCCGGGAGATCGGTATCGTATCAATGAGGTTTGGTTTATCGCCCAAACCGGTAAACTCGGCCACGATATTCCGTTGTGAGCGCCGCATGAAGTCCAAACCTTTTTTTCCGACGACGACCATTTTCATCGGAGTACTCTTACGTTCGATGGAAAAGGCGAGCGTCGCCCGATTGATATTGCCTACCAGACCGCCTGATAACCCGCGGTCCGGAGAAATATGCAGAATGGCAATCTTTTTCACAGGTCTTTGCTCCAGGAGCGGGTGCCCTGCTTTGCCGCCTGAGCGCGCTGAAAGCGCAGCGATAACAGCAGTGATCTTCTGGCTATAAGGACGACCTGCCAAACCACGATCCTGCGCCTTGCGCATCTTGGAGGCTGCGATCATCTCCATGGCGCGGGTGATCTTGGCGATATTCTTAACGCCGCGGATCCGCAGCCGTATGGCTCTTAGATTAGCCATTTATCGTCTGATCCTTCCTTAGGCCACGAAACTTTTCTTAAATTCAGCCAGAGCGCCCTTGAGAACGGCCTCGATCTCTGGAGTGAAGTTCTTGGTCTCGGCGATAGTCTTGGCAATGTTGGGGTAATTGGCTGATAGGAACTGATAGAGGCTGGTCTCAAATCGAGAGACAGAGGCCACTGCGACGTCATCGAGGAATCCGTTCAAGAGGGCGAAGAAAATGATAACCTGGTTTTCCATAGGTACTGGTCGGTACTGGAGCTGTTTCAGTACTTCAGTGATACGCTGGCCGCGTTCGATCTGAGCACGCGTAGCTTTGTCGAGTTCGGATGTACCGAACTGCGCAAAAGCAGCCAAGGCCTGGTACTGGCTCATTTCCAATTTCAGGCGACCGGCAACCTTTTTCATAGCTTTGGTTTGAGCCGCCGAACCTACACGGGAAACAGAGATACCCACGTTCAGAGCCGGACGGATGCCAGCGTTGAAGAGGTCAGGTTCCAGGTATATCTGCCCGTCAGTAATTGAGATGACGTTGGTGGGGATATAGGCCGAGACGTCCTGCGCCTGAGTTTCGATGATTGGTAAAGCGGTCAGCGAGCCGCCGCCGTTTTCCTTGTTCAACTTGGCGGCACGTTCCAGCAAGCGAGAATGCAGGTAAAATACGTCGCCAGGATAGGCTTCACGGCCTGGCGGGCGGCGTAACAGAAGCGATAGCTGACGGTAAGCCCACGCATGTTTAGTCAGATCGTCATAGACGATTAAGGCTTCCTTGCCGGTGTCCATGAATTCCTCACCCATGGCACAACCGGAGAAAGGTGCTAGATACTGGAAAGCAGCCGGATCGGAAGCAGAGGCGGCTACAACGATGGTATGGGCCATTGCGCCATATTTTTCCAAAGTACCAACGACCTGCGCGATCTTGGAGGTCTTCAAGCCGATGGCTACATAGATGCAGATGAGATCGCCGCCCTTCTGATTGATGATAGTGTCGAGGGCTACTGCCGTTTTGCCGGTTGAGCGGTCGCCGATGATCAGTTCGCGCTGACCTCGTCCGACAGGGATCATCGAATCGATGGCCTTGATGCCTGTCTGCACCGGGGTATCAACGCCCTTACGGGTAACGACATTGGGTGCGACACGTTCGACGGCACGCCTTCGGGAGGTCTTGATCGGTC
This is a stretch of genomic DNA from Dehalogenimonas etheniformans. It encodes these proteins:
- the atpG gene encoding ATP synthase F1 subunit gamma; translated protein: MANLRAIRLRIRGVKNIAKITRAMEMIAASKMRKAQDRGLAGRPYSQKITAVIAALSARSGGKAGHPLLEQRPVKKIAILHISPDRGLSGGLVGNINRATLAFSIERKSTPMKMVVVGKKGLDFMRRSQRNIVAEFTGLGDKPNLIDTIPISRIIMDDFKSGAVDEVYVAYSQFVSTLVQKPEIVKLLPVEPAQIPPQQNVEYIFEPDAAGVLGALLPRYIEMKVYHLILESIASEQSARMVAMRNATQNANELVGELTLEYNKARQESITSELLDIVGGVAALA
- the atpA gene encoding F0F1 ATP synthase subunit alpha — protein: MAQKGLDIVAVIKEQIESFGAEVAVTDVGTVIEVGDGIARIHGLASAEYNELLEFPNGVMGIVLNLEEDSVAAVLLGEDTLIKEGDEVRRTNRVVEVPVGPEMIGRVVNPLGQPVDGKGPIKTSRRRAVERVAPNVVTRKGVDTPVQTGIKAIDSMIPVGRGQRELIIGDRSTGKTAVALDTIINQKGGDLICIYVAIGLKTSKIAQVVGTLEKYGAMAHTIVVAASASDPAAFQYLAPFSGCAMGEEFMDTGKEALIVYDDLTKHAWAYRQLSLLLRRPPGREAYPGDVFYLHSRLLERAAKLNKENGGGSLTALPIIETQAQDVSAYIPTNVISITDGQIYLEPDLFNAGIRPALNVGISVSRVGSAAQTKAMKKVAGRLKLEMSQYQALAAFAQFGTSELDKATRAQIERGQRITEVLKQLQYRPVPMENQVIIFFALLNGFLDDVAVASVSRFETSLYQFLSANYPNIAKTIAETKNFTPEIEAVLKGALAEFKKSFVA